AGCCCTTCTTCGCCTCGGGGAGCTTGACGACCTCCAGGTGGATCCCCTCGCTCGCCGCGTCGGCCTCGGCGTCGTCGCCGGTGCAGCCCTGGTCGACGAACGCGAGCGAGACCGACTCTCCGGTCGCCTCCTGCACGGCCTCGCAGAGTCGGCCGACGTGGACCCGGTCCTGCTCGGAGGCCGGCGCGACGTGCAAGGCCAGGAGATGGCCGAGCGTGTCGACCGCCATGTGCACCTTCGACCCCCGCTTGCGCTTGTAGCCGTCGTAGCCGGCCCGGGCGCCGCTCTCGACGCTCGACTGCAGCGTGCGGGAGTCGAGCACGGCCGCCGACGGGTCGGCGTCCCGCCCCTCGGCGAGCCGGAGCAGGACGCGGAGGTCGTGGACGATCGCCTCGAAGCAGCCGGCGTCGAGCCACCGCCGGGTCTGCTGATAGACCATCTCCCAGGGGGGGAAGTCGCCCGGCAGGTACCGCCAGGGGGCCCCGCTGCGGACGATCCAGCGGAGGGCGTCGAAGACGTCCCGCAGGCGGTGGACGCGCTGGCCGGCGTCCTCGGGGAGGAGCGTCAGGTAGGGCGCGACG
The DNA window shown above is from Paludisphaera mucosa and carries:
- a CDS encoding IS5 family transposase, which encodes MRTRKPYPSNVTDVEWAFVAPYLTLLPEDAGQRVHRLRDVFDALRWIVRSGAPWRYLPGDFPPWEMVYQQTRRWLDAGCFEAIVHDLRVLLRLAEGRDADPSAAVLDSRTLQSSVESGARAGYDGYKRKRGSKVHMAVDTLGHLLALHVAPASEQDRVHVGRLCEAVQEATGESVSLAFVDQGCTGDDAEADAASEGIHLEVVKLPEAKKGFVLLPRRWVVERPFGWASRFRRLAKDYERLQTVLAGLHYVAFGLLMLRKAAPVLPYIS